Proteins encoded within one genomic window of Brachybacterium avium:
- a CDS encoding error-prone DNA polymerase, with protein MARWFLGPPAWKDLEAILSDRPAEVVSPPVIVEHTGQVTDDIYRPARTVDYAELHAHSHFSFLDGASSPEDMVTQAARLGLGAITLVDHDGLPGAVRFAKAAGEAGIATVFGAELTLGLEPGAEAASSTPIVSAPRTGVPDPDGEHLLVLVRDTAGYRQLSAAIARAHLDSGQKAAPRYRLAELSRLAREGHWLILTGCRKGAVARAAAPHLESGDLEAAARAAAGAITRLVELFGTGNVAVELIAGGGGEADELHDALAQGARLVREDHGLDEISLPLVATTNAHYARPSDKRLADTHAALRAGVPLAQADPHLSSRPAHLRSGEEMAQLLPRYPEAIAQAARLGRDCALDLRLLAPDLPPFPVPSGHDEASWLVELVEIEGRERYGPRPTAERPEQIPGAWAQIDHELKVIIDLHFPGYFLIVHEIVDFCAGEGILAQGRGSAANSAVCYALGITAVEPVGHHLLFERFLAPERDGPPDIDIDIASDRREEVIQHVYDRYGRENAAQVANVITYRAKLAVRDAARALGYDPGAQDAFAKRIERSFSSLADADVPADVVELAHQLRDAPRHLGIHSGGMVLADRPVIEVCPVQWAAMENRSVLQWDKDDCADAGLVKFDLLGLGMLTALDHALAIIAEHHGQHFELRTLPQEDEAVYDMLCAGDSVGVFQVESRAQISTLPRLRPRVFYDLVVEVALIRPGPIQGGSVHPYIRRRNKEEAVTFLHPRLEKSLGRTLGIPLFQEQLMQMVVDVADFTPAQADQLRRAMGSKRSTQKMLELSDALFTGMARHGIVGEDAEAVHRKLLAFANYGFPESHAYSFAYLVYASSYLKCHYPAAFTAALLRSQPMGFYSPQSLVADARRHGVLTRGPDVLRSRARTDLETDEDHHGYRVDPPREQVQGEAAARGPAIRLGLDQVRGISTGTAEEIVGERQRGGAFGSVPELARRVRLTARQLEALATAGALDTLASTRRQALWAAGAAAQESPGTLPHLAVGAQAPMLPGMSDAELATADAWATGITLDEHPMALVREQLAADGVLSIAGTREVEDSTRIRVAGVITHRQRPATAGNVTFLSLEDETGILNVVCSQGFWVRHRAVLRTARAIVLRGIVENRSGAVNLVADEVGSLDLAAAGRSRDFQ; from the coding sequence ATGGCCCGCTGGTTCCTGGGCCCGCCCGCCTGGAAGGATCTCGAGGCGATCCTCTCGGACCGCCCCGCCGAGGTGGTCTCCCCGCCGGTCATCGTCGAGCACACCGGTCAGGTCACCGATGACATCTACCGGCCCGCCCGCACCGTCGACTATGCGGAGCTGCACGCCCACTCCCATTTCAGCTTCCTCGACGGCGCCTCGAGCCCCGAGGACATGGTCACCCAGGCCGCCCGGCTGGGGCTGGGGGCCATCACTCTGGTCGACCACGACGGACTGCCCGGGGCGGTGCGCTTCGCCAAGGCCGCGGGGGAGGCGGGGATCGCCACCGTGTTCGGGGCGGAGCTGACCCTGGGCCTCGAGCCCGGCGCGGAGGCCGCGAGCTCCACCCCGATCGTCTCCGCGCCCCGCACCGGGGTCCCGGATCCGGACGGGGAGCACCTGCTGGTGCTGGTGCGCGACACGGCCGGATACCGGCAGCTCTCGGCCGCGATCGCCCGCGCCCACCTCGACAGCGGGCAGAAGGCCGCCCCGCGCTACCGGCTGGCGGAGCTGTCGCGCCTGGCCCGGGAGGGGCACTGGCTGATCCTCACCGGCTGCCGGAAGGGAGCAGTGGCCCGGGCCGCGGCCCCGCACCTGGAGAGCGGGGACCTGGAGGCGGCGGCCCGCGCCGCGGCGGGCGCGATCACCCGCCTGGTGGAGCTGTTCGGCACCGGGAACGTCGCCGTGGAGCTGATCGCGGGCGGCGGGGGAGAGGCGGACGAGCTGCACGACGCCCTCGCCCAGGGCGCGCGCCTGGTGCGGGAGGACCACGGCCTCGACGAGATCTCGCTGCCGCTGGTGGCCACCACCAACGCCCACTACGCCCGCCCCTCGGACAAGCGCCTGGCCGACACCCACGCCGCTCTGCGGGCCGGGGTGCCGCTGGCCCAGGCCGATCCCCACCTCTCCTCCCGCCCCGCCCACCTGCGCAGCGGGGAGGAGATGGCCCAGCTGCTGCCCCGCTACCCGGAAGCCATCGCACAGGCGGCGCGGCTGGGCCGGGACTGCGCCCTGGACCTGCGTCTGCTGGCCCCGGACCTGCCGCCCTTCCCGGTGCCCTCCGGGCACGACGAGGCCAGCTGGCTGGTGGAACTGGTGGAGATCGAGGGCCGCGAGCGCTACGGTCCCCGGCCGACGGCGGAGCGTCCCGAGCAGATCCCCGGAGCCTGGGCGCAGATCGACCACGAGCTGAAGGTCATCATCGACCTGCACTTCCCCGGCTACTTCCTCATCGTCCACGAGATCGTCGACTTCTGCGCCGGGGAGGGGATCCTCGCCCAGGGGCGAGGCTCGGCCGCGAACAGCGCCGTCTGCTATGCGCTGGGGATCACCGCGGTCGAACCCGTCGGCCACCACCTGCTGTTCGAGCGGTTCCTCGCGCCGGAGCGGGACGGACCGCCGGACATCGACATCGACATCGCCTCCGACCGCCGCGAGGAGGTGATCCAGCACGTCTACGACCGCTACGGACGGGAGAACGCCGCCCAGGTCGCCAACGTCATCACCTACCGCGCGAAGCTCGCGGTGCGCGACGCCGCCCGAGCGCTCGGCTACGACCCCGGTGCGCAGGACGCCTTCGCCAAGCGGATCGAGCGCTCCTTCTCCTCGCTCGCCGACGCCGACGTCCCTGCCGATGTGGTCGAGCTCGCCCATCAGCTGCGGGATGCTCCGCGCCACCTCGGCATCCACTCCGGCGGGATGGTGCTCGCGGACCGCCCGGTGATCGAGGTGTGCCCGGTGCAGTGGGCCGCGATGGAGAACCGCTCCGTGCTGCAGTGGGACAAGGACGACTGCGCCGACGCGGGACTGGTGAAGTTCGACCTGCTGGGCCTGGGGATGCTCACGGCGCTGGACCATGCACTGGCGATCATCGCCGAGCACCACGGCCAGCACTTCGAGCTGCGCACCCTGCCCCAGGAGGACGAAGCGGTCTACGACATGCTATGCGCGGGCGACAGCGTGGGCGTGTTCCAGGTGGAGTCCCGCGCGCAGATCTCCACCCTGCCCCGGCTGCGGCCCCGGGTGTTCTACGACCTGGTGGTGGAGGTGGCGCTGATCCGTCCCGGCCCCATCCAGGGCGGCTCCGTGCACCCCTACATCCGGCGCCGGAACAAGGAGGAGGCGGTCACCTTCCTCCACCCGCGGCTGGAGAAGTCGCTCGGGCGCACGCTCGGGATCCCGCTGTTCCAGGAGCAGCTGATGCAGATGGTGGTCGACGTCGCCGACTTCACCCCCGCCCAGGCCGATCAGCTGCGCCGGGCGATGGGCTCCAAGCGCTCCACCCAGAAGATGCTCGAGCTCTCCGACGCCCTGTTCACGGGGATGGCCAGGCACGGCATCGTGGGGGAGGACGCCGAGGCGGTCCACCGCAAGCTGCTCGCCTTCGCCAACTACGGCTTCCCCGAGTCCCACGCCTACTCCTTCGCGTACCTGGTCTACGCGAGCTCGTACCTGAAGTGCCACTATCCGGCCGCGTTCACCGCAGCGCTGCTGCGCTCCCAGCCGATGGGCTTCTACTCCCCGCAGTCGCTGGTGGCCGATGCCCGCCGTCATGGCGTGCTCACCCGCGGACCGGACGTGCTCAGGAGCCGGGCCCGCACGGATCTGGAGACCGACGAGGACCATCACGGATACCGGGTGGATCCGCCGCGGGAGCAGGTCCAGGGGGAGGCTGCAGCGCGCGGCCCGGCGATCCGGCTGGGCCTGGACCAGGTGCGGGGGATCAGCACCGGGACCGCCGAGGAGATCGTGGGGGAGCGGCAGCGGGGCGGGGCGTTCGGCTCCGTCCCGGAGCTCGCCCGACGGGTGCGGCTGACCGCACGTCAGCTCGAGGCGCTGGCCACCGCCGGGGCGCTGGACACGCTGGCGAGCACGCGCCGGCAGGCGCTGTGGGCTGCGGGCGCCGCCGCCCAGGAGTCCCCGGGCACCCTGCCCCATCTCGCCGTCGGCGCGCAGGCGCCGATGCTGCCGGGGATGAGCGATGCCGAGCTCGCCACCGCCGACGCCTGGGCCACCGGCATCACCCTGGACGAGCACCCGATGGCGCTGGTGCGGGAGCAGCTGGCGGCCGACGGGGTGCTCTCGATCGCCGGCACCCGGGAGGTGGAGGACTCCACCCGGATCCGGGTGGCCGGGGTGATCACCCATCGCCAGCGCCCGGCCACGGCCGGGAACGTCACCTTCCTCAGCCTCGAGGACGAGACCGGGATCCTCAACGTCGTCTGCTCCCAGGGGTTCTGGGTGCGGCACCGGGCCGTGCTGCGCACCGCCCGAGCGATCGTGCTGCGCGGCATCGTGGAGAACCGCAGCGGGGCG